One part of the Lycium ferocissimum isolate CSIRO_LF1 chromosome 8, AGI_CSIRO_Lferr_CH_V1, whole genome shotgun sequence genome encodes these proteins:
- the LOC132068192 gene encoding dof zinc finger protein DOF3.6-like yields the protein MAFTSIPLYLDPPNWLHEQAHHQQQQQLGVSNENPTQLSPAMLPPPAASGGGGGAAGSIRPGSMVERARLAKVTQPETALKCPRCESTNTKFCYFNNYNLSQPRHFCKTCRRYWTRGGALRNVPVGGGCRRNNKRSSKRSTRSKSPIRGERSRKGPNIITSNGTTITNPIHLPPPSTHLSFLSTPFHNFNHFNSTQNSLTFGEIQSHEGDGSNNQMNLSARFVDQFRLQQMQQFSLLSPLEQQPSNLYPIYSESRITDLENVKVEESKSSTNNQGLNIQGSNNLGVTSDQFWTDMSGYNTTSTSQLL from the exons ATGGCTTTCACATCTATTCCTCTCTATCTAGATCCTCCCAATTGGCTACATGAG CAAgcacatcatcaacaacaacaacaactcggAGTTTCTAATGAGAACCCCACTCAGCTCTCACCAGCTATGCTTCCACCTCCAGCAGCATCAGGAGGAGGTGGCGGTGCAGCTGGCTCAATTAGGCCTGGCTCGATGGTAGAGCGAGCCAGGCTAGCAAAGGTAACACAGCCAGAGACTGCCTTGAAATGTCCACGTTGCGAGTCCACGAATACTAAGTTTTGTTACTTCAACAACTACAACCTTTCTCAACCGCGTCATTTCTGTAAGACTTGTCGGAGGTATTGGACTAGAGGTGGCGCGTTGAGGAACGTCCCTGTCGGAGGTGGATGCCGGAGGAACAACAAGAGAAGTAGTAAAAGATCAACTAGATCAAAATCCCCAATTAGAGGTGAAAGATCAAGAAAAGGTCCCAATATTATTACCTCTAATGGTACTACTATTACTAATCCTATCCATTTGCCTCCTCCAAGTACACATTTGTCATTCTTGAGTACCccttttcataatttcaatcaCTTCAATTCTACACAAAATAGCTTGACTTTTGGAGAAATTCAATCTCATGAGGGTGATGGAAGCAATAATCAAATGAATTTGTCAGCTAGATTTGTTGACCAATTTAGACTTCAACAAATGCAACAATTTTCTCTCCTCTCCCCCTTGGAACAACAGCCTAGTAATTTATATCCAATATATAGTGAATCTAGGATTACTGATCTGGAAAATGTGAAGGTGGAAGAGAGTAAAAGTAGCACTAATAACCAAGGGCTGAATATACAAGGAAGTAACAATTTGGGGGTCACAAGTGATCAATTTTGGACAGATATGTCTGGTTATAATACTACTTCCACTAGCCAACTATTGTGA